In Buchnera aphidicola (Aphis nasturtii), the genomic stretch ATTATTAATATGTATATCAATAAAGTCTATAACAAATCCATAATAAATACGATCTATTACATTTCCTATAGCTCCTGATAAAATAAAACAAAAATCTAATTTTTTTTCTTCTTTGTTTACTTTTAAAATTTCTTTAAATATAAATACTATAATAATTATACTCAATATTGATAAAAAAAATCTATTCCATAATGTTTCACTTGATAATATACTAAAAGCTATACCATAATTATGCACATGAAATAAATTTAGTACTGATAAAATTTTTTTTGTTTCATATAAATCTAAATAATTACAAACCCAGCATTTAGAAAAAATATCTATTATTAAAATAATTGTTGTAATTAAAAAATATTTTTTATATATTTTTTTCATATAAAAATTCGTTTTTCTCCTTGTCCTTCAGTATTGGAAATACATCGTATACAAATATCATGATGATTGTTCATTGGTATATTATAATGCCAGCATCTTTGACATTTTTTTTCTGTACTTTTTTGTAAAGCAATTTTAAATTTAGAAAATAAAAAACTTTTTTTCGTATCTATTGGTGCCAAATCATAATTTTTTACTAAAACATGAGATGTTAAAAACATAAATTTTAATTCATTTCCTAAAATTTTTAATTTTTCTTTTGTTTTAGGTTTGACATATAATGTAATAGAAGCTTCTAATGAATTGTTTATTGTTTTATTTTTGATTTCTTCTTCTATAATTTTGTTTATT encodes the following:
- the lspA gene encoding signal peptidase II, with translation MKKIYKKYFLITTIILIIDIFSKCWVCNYLDLYETKKILSVLNLFHVHNYGIAFSILSSETLWNRFFLSILSIIIIVFIFKEILKVNKEEKKLDFCFILSGAIGNVIDRIYYGFVIDFIDIHINNWHFATFNISDFSIFIGIIIYIKNKYIKNQYEIIK